The sequence CCGTGCTCCACCTGGTGGACGGCATGACGCTGGAGGAGACCGCCCGCGAGGTGGGCCTGTCCGTGTCCGGAGTGCGCAAGCGCCTCCGGGCCCTGTCCGCTGTCCTGCAGGAGCTGGAGGCCGCATGACGTCCCCCCACCGCACCCCGGACTGGCTGCTGGAGCGCATCGCCCTGGGGGAGCTGCCCCCGGACGAGCTCGCCGCCGCCCGCGACCGCCTGTCCCGCGAACCCGATGGCCCCGCGCGCCTCGCCGCCCTGGAGGCCGACTCGCGCGCCACCCTGGAGGCCCTGCCCCCGGACCGCGTCGCCCGCGAGGTGAAGGCCCGCTTCGCCCGCGCCAGCGCCCCCGCCGCGCCCCGCGCCGAGGCCCCGCCCGCGCGCCCTTCCTGGCGCTTCCTGCCCGCCCTGGTGCCGGTGCTCGCCGCCGCGACCCTCTTCGTCCTCGTGCGGCCGGGAGCGTCGTCCCAGGAGCAGGAGGCGCGCGACCCCTGGTCGGCGACGGGGAGCACCCCCGGCGTCCTGGAGCCCACCCGCAGCAAGGGGCTCCAGCCCCGGCTCGACGTGCACCGCCAGGCCGCCACCCGCACCGAGCGCCTCACCGACGGCGCCCCCGCCCAGGCCGGTGACGTGGTGCAGCTGTCCTATACGGCCGCCGGCCACGCCCACGGCGTCATCCTCTCCGTGGACGGCCGGGGCACCGTCACCCCGCACCTGCCCGACCCGGGCGACACGTCCGCGCAACTGGAGCGCGGCGGCACGCACCTGCTGCCCCGCGCCTACGAGCTGGACGACGCCCCGGGCTTCGAGCGCTTCTTCCTCATCACCGCCGACGCCCCGTTCGAGCTGGACGGCGTGATGGCCGCCGCGCGCGTCCTGGCCGCATCCCCCGAGGCGCGCACCGCGCCGCTGACCCTGCCCGCGGGCCTGGGCCAGACGTCCTTCCTGCTGGAGAAGCCCTCCCCATGAGAGCGCTCGTCATCCTCCTGTTCGCGCTGGGCGCGATGTCCTCCGCCCACGCCGCGGAAACCGGCGCCGTGCGCCGGCTGGCCCTGTTCGTGGGCGTCAACGACGGCGGCCCGGAGCGCGTGCGGCTGCGCTACGCGGAGACCGACGCCAAGGCCTTCGCCCTGGTGCTGGCGGAGCTGGGCGGCGTGCTGCCCCAGGACCGCGTGCTGCTCATGGACGTGGACCGCGCGGGCGTGCTCGCCGGCTTCGACCGCGTGCGCAAGCTCGCCGAGGGCGTCCGCGCGTCAGGGGCCCGCCGCGTGGAGGTGCTGCTGTACTACTCCGGCCACTCGGACGACGAGGGGCTGCTGCTCAAGGGCCAGCGCCTGGACTACGGAGAGCTGCGCCGCTCGCTGGAGGGACTGCCCGCGGACGTGAGAATCGCGGTGCTGGACTCGTGCGCGTCCGGCGCGTTCGCGCGCAAGAAGGGCGGCGTCGCGCGGCCCGCGTTCCTGGTGGACTCCGGCATCCAGGTGAAGGGCCACGCCATCCTCACCTCCTCCAGCGCGGACGAGGCGTCGCAGGAGTCGGACCGGCTGGGCGGCTCGTTCTTCACGCACCACCTCCTGTCCGGCCTGCGCGGCGCCGCGGACGTCACGCACGATGGCCGCGTCACCCTCACGGAGGCCTACCAGTTCGCCTTCCACGAAACGCTCGCGCGCACGGAGCGCACGCAGGGCGGCGCGCAGCACCCCAACTACGACATCGAGCTGGCCGGCACCGGTGACCTGGTGATGACCGACCTGCGCGCCACCACCGCGGGCCTGGTCCTCACCGAGCCGCTGGAGGGCCGCCTGTACGTGCGCGACGCGGTGGGCACGCTGGTGGTGGAAGTGCAGAAGGTCTCCGGCCGCGCCACCGAGCTGGGCCTGGCCCCCGGCGCCTACCGCGCCCGGCGCGAGTGGGACGGAGGCGTGTCCGAGGCTGCCTTCACGCTGAAGGAGGGCGCGCGCACGCCGCTGTCCCCCGGCGACTTCCTGGGCGTGGGCCACGAGGCCACCGTGATGCGCGGCGGCGGTGGAGGCAGTGCTCCGCTGTCCCCGCAGGGCCGTCAGATGCTGCCGGTGAACCTGAGCCTCGTGCCGTCCATGAGCACCAACACGCTGAGGGCGGGCCGCGCGCTGGTGGAGAACCGCTTCGCGCTGGGCGTCGTCAACGGCGGCGCGGCGCTGGGCGGCGGGCTGGCGCTGGGGCTCGCCGGCAACGTGTACGACGCGGAGGTGTCCGGCCTGGCCATGGCGCTGGGCTTCAACACGTCTGGCGCGGACGTGTCCGGCGCGCAGCTGTCGCTCGTCACCAACGTGGCGGGCGGCGCGGTGCGGGGCGCGCAGGCGACGCTGGGCCTCAACGTGTCCAACGGCGACGCGAGCGGCGTGGGCCAGCTGGCCCTGGGCGCGAACGTGGCGCGCGGCGCGCTGGGCGGCGTGCAGGCGGCGCTGGGCGCCAACATCACCACGGCGGACGCCACCGGGTTGCAGCTGTCACTGGGTGCCAATCACGCGAACGGCACGATGAAGGGCGTGCAGTTCACGCTGGGCGTCAACTCCGTGGCGGCGGCCGCGCGGGGCATCCAGGGCTCCGTGCTGCTCAACCGCGCGCCGTCCCTCACCGGACTGCAGCTGGGGTTCATCAACGTGGGCGGTGACGTGTCCGGCATGCAGCTGGGGCTCATCAACGTCGCGGACACGGTGAACGGCATGCAGCTGGGGCTGGTGAATGTCTCCGACGAGGTGAACGGCGTGCCGGTGGGCCTGTTCACCTACGAGAAGAAGGGCCAGCTGCACCTGGAGGTCTACGGCAGCGACGTGCAGCTCACCAACCTGGCGCTGAAGTTCGGCGGTAGGTACTTCTACACGACGCTGCTCGCGGGCCTGGGCCCGGACGACCGCTTCCAGCGCTTCAGCCTGGGACTGGGCCTGGGCGGGCACATCCCGCTGGGCTCGCGTTTCTGGGCGGACGTGGACGTCGCGGGCAGCCAGGTGCTGTCCACGCGCGCTCCGTTCTCCGGCAGCACCAACAGCCTGCTCACACAGGCGCGGCTCATGCTGGGCTTCCAGGTGATGCCCCGGCTGGCCGTGTTCGCCGGGCCCACCTACAACGTGGCGTTCACCTGGGGCGAGCCGGAGTTCGCGAAGCTGACCACGCTGCCGGTGCGCTCGCACAACTTCGACGCGAACACGCGCATGCAGCGCTGGCCCGGCTTCCAGGTGGGGGTGCGGCTCTGAGGCGCTTTGCCGGGACCGCGCGGGACGCGGTCCCAGGCCCGCGCCACTTCAGCCGACGAGGCGGGTGGCGCGCAGGACGACGGCGTCGCCCGCGGGGCCGGCCTTGAGCCGCTTGTCCAGCGAGCCCTCCACCTTGAGGCCGGGGCCGCCCTTGGCGGCGCGCTGCATGAGCTCCCCCAGCTTCGCGTCGTCCCCGCCGGTGACGGCGCTCAGGTCGATTTCGTGAAGGGTCTGGAGCTTCTTGTCCGGCGCGTCCGCGCTGAACAGGTCGTAGTGGTCGCAGGGCGGCGCGAAGCAGCGCTTGCCGTTGTCCTTGACGATGTAGACGGTGCTGGTGGTCATGGTGGCGTCTCCGGTTGAGGGGGTGGGGGCGGCCGTGCCGGGCTCGTCCGCGGCACCCGCGGGCACGTTCACATCGGTCCGCTTCAGGTCGGTGGGGGCCGCCGCGCCGGGCACGTCGCCGGAAGGCTGCGCGGTGGGGGAGGACGGCGTGCTGCACGCCACCGGGCCGAGCACGAGCACGGCGGACAGGATCAGGGAGCGGGCGTTCATGGCGACTCCGGAAGGAGGACGGGTGCCCTCCTTCAACGCGGGAGGGGCACGGCCAGGTCCACTCTGCCCGGCCGCGCGCCCGCCCACCAGGGCAACAGGGGCCTTTTTCCTCCATGTCCCACCTGGACACCCGGACAGTCCGGAACCGGGCGGATCATGTCCATAAAGGGGTGCCAAGACGGTGGTAGGGGCCATCCGTTCGTTGTACACCCGCGCCCCAAGAGATCGGCCTCCGGGGCCGTGACCTGTAAGGACGCCCACGATGGAATTCCGCATCGCCGCCGACGAGCTGAAGAAGGCCCTCTACCGCGCCCAGGGCATCGTGGAGCGCAAGACGACGATGCCCATCCTCGCCAACGTGCTGCTCACGGCGAACAAGGGCAGTATCACCGTCACGGCCTTCGACCTGGACATCGGCATCGTGTCCGAGCACGCCGCGGACGTGTCCAAGCCGGGCGCCGTCACGCTGAGCGCGAAGTACGTCTTCGACATCGTGCAGAACCTCCCGGACGCGGAGGTCACGCTCAAGAAGCTGGCGAACAACTACGTCGACATCTCCTCCGGCTCCGCGCACTTCAAGATCGTCGGCATGGCCGCCGAGGAGTACCCGAAGCTGCCCAAGGAGGAGAACGCGCCGCTGGTGCAGATCTCCGGCAACGTCCTCCTGGAGATGATCAAGAAGACCCAGTTCGCCATCTCCAGCGACGAGACGCGCTACATCCTCAACGGCGTCTTCTTCGAGCCGCAGCAGAGCGGCAAGGTCCGCATGGTGGCCACGGACGGACACCGGCTGTCGCTCATCGAGCGCGAGATGTCCGGCGACTTCAAGCTCAAGAGCGGCGTCATCATCCCGCGCAAGGGCCTGATGGAGTTGAAGCGCCTCCTGGACGAGGCCCCGGACGCGGAGTGCCACCTGGGGTTCGCGGAGAACTCGGCGCTGTTCAAGAAGCCGGGCCTCACCATGGTGATGCGCCTCATCGACGGGCAGTTCCCGGAGTACCAGCGCGTCATCCCCAAGGAGGGTGAGAAGGTCGTCCTCGTCCCCAAGGTGCGCCTGCTGGAGGGCCTCAAGCGCATTGCCCTGCTGTCCGCGGACAAGAGCAACGCCATCCGCATCGGCCTGGAGAAGGGCAAGCTGCTCATCACCGCCAGCAACCCGGACCTGGGTGAAGCGCGCGACGCGCTGGACGTGGACTACAAGGGCAACGACATCACCATCGGCTTCAACGCCCGCTACCTGATGGACGTGCTGGGCGTGACGGAGACGGACGAGGTCAGCTTCGAGCTGGGCGACGAGCACAGCCCGGGCGTCCTGCACGGCCCCGGCGACCGCAGCTTCACCGCCGTGGTCATGCCCATGCGCGTCTGAGCCGGGCCCTTCGTCCACCTTCCCACGTCGGGAAGGTGGCACCGTTCCTGGCCTGACGCTCCGCGCCAAGGGGAGGCCTGCGCCCGGCGCGGCGGGTCCTTATGATGGGACCGTGGCCACCCGTCCGGACGATCTCAGAGCGCGGCTGGAGGACCGAGCGGACCTCCTGGAGGCCACGCGCCTGCGCTACCGCGCGCTCAAGGGCGTGCTGGAGTCCTTCTTCTGGAAGGACCGGATCCGCAACCACTTCGAGCTCTTGCGTGAGGTGGCCACCGCCCAGCCGGAGGTGGACGCGACGCTGGGCGCGCTGAGACGCCGCGTGGAGGCGGAGGCCTGGCCGCGCGACGCGGCGCCCGTGCGGCTGATGCACGAGGTGGAGCGCCTGCGCGAGGCGGTGGAGCGCGCGGCGGAGCGGCGGCTGTCCTCGTCGTCGGATGACGAGGAGGAGGACGTGCCCGACACGCTGGGTGCGAGGCTCTTGCGCCTGGAGACGGAGGTGCTGGACGCGGCGCCGCTGCTGGGCGGACGCATCTGGGCCCAGGCGGTGGAGCTGTTGCCGCGCAACCTGCCGGAATTGCGCGCCGCGTGCGCCGCGGGTGAGGTGTTCGAGCGCGTGTTCAAGCGCCCGGTGACGGAAGGCGCGCCGGCGTTCTCCGACGAAGAGGCGCGAGAGCTGGCCCGGGCGCTGCCGCTGGGCGCCGCCGCGCTGGTGGCGCTGTGGGAGCGGCTGGAGCGCTACGACAGCCGGGGCAGGGTGAAGG comes from Corallococcus macrosporus and encodes:
- a CDS encoding ActD-like protein, with the protein product MTSPHRTPDWLLERIALGELPPDELAAARDRLSREPDGPARLAALEADSRATLEALPPDRVAREVKARFARASAPAAPRAEAPPARPSWRFLPALVPVLAAATLFVLVRPGASSQEQEARDPWSATGSTPGVLEPTRSKGLQPRLDVHRQAATRTERLTDGAPAQAGDVVQLSYTAAGHAHGVILSVDGRGTVTPHLPDPGDTSAQLERGGTHLLPRAYELDDAPGFERFFLITADAPFELDGVMAAARVLAASPEARTAPLTLPAGLGQTSFLLEKPSP
- a CDS encoding caspase family protein, with the protein product MRALVILLFALGAMSSAHAAETGAVRRLALFVGVNDGGPERVRLRYAETDAKAFALVLAELGGVLPQDRVLLMDVDRAGVLAGFDRVRKLAEGVRASGARRVEVLLYYSGHSDDEGLLLKGQRLDYGELRRSLEGLPADVRIAVLDSCASGAFARKKGGVARPAFLVDSGIQVKGHAILTSSSADEASQESDRLGGSFFTHHLLSGLRGAADVTHDGRVTLTEAYQFAFHETLARTERTQGGAQHPNYDIELAGTGDLVMTDLRATTAGLVLTEPLEGRLYVRDAVGTLVVEVQKVSGRATELGLAPGAYRARREWDGGVSEAAFTLKEGARTPLSPGDFLGVGHEATVMRGGGGGSAPLSPQGRQMLPVNLSLVPSMSTNTLRAGRALVENRFALGVVNGGAALGGGLALGLAGNVYDAEVSGLAMALGFNTSGADVSGAQLSLVTNVAGGAVRGAQATLGLNVSNGDASGVGQLALGANVARGALGGVQAALGANITTADATGLQLSLGANHANGTMKGVQFTLGVNSVAAAARGIQGSVLLNRAPSLTGLQLGFINVGGDVSGMQLGLINVADTVNGMQLGLVNVSDEVNGVPVGLFTYEKKGQLHLEVYGSDVQLTNLALKFGGRYFYTTLLAGLGPDDRFQRFSLGLGLGGHIPLGSRFWADVDVAGSQVLSTRAPFSGSTNSLLTQARLMLGFQVMPRLAVFAGPTYNVAFTWGEPEFAKLTTLPVRSHNFDANTRMQRWPGFQVGVRL
- a CDS encoding DUF6748 domain-containing protein, translating into MNARSLILSAVLVLGPVACSTPSSPTAQPSGDVPGAAAPTDLKRTDVNVPAGAADEPGTAAPTPSTGDATMTTSTVYIVKDNGKRCFAPPCDHYDLFSADAPDKKLQTLHEIDLSAVTGGDDAKLGELMQRAAKGGPGLKVEGSLDKRLKAGPAGDAVVLRATRLVG
- the dnaN gene encoding DNA polymerase III subunit beta gives rise to the protein MEFRIAADELKKALYRAQGIVERKTTMPILANVLLTANKGSITVTAFDLDIGIVSEHAADVSKPGAVTLSAKYVFDIVQNLPDAEVTLKKLANNYVDISSGSAHFKIVGMAAEEYPKLPKEENAPLVQISGNVLLEMIKKTQFAISSDETRYILNGVFFEPQQSGKVRMVATDGHRLSLIEREMSGDFKLKSGVIIPRKGLMELKRLLDEAPDAECHLGFAENSALFKKPGLTMVMRLIDGQFPEYQRVIPKEGEKVVLVPKVRLLEGLKRIALLSADKSNAIRIGLEKGKLLITASNPDLGEARDALDVDYKGNDITIGFNARYLMDVLGVTETDEVSFELGDEHSPGVLHGPGDRSFTAVVMPMRV